One Solanum lycopersicum chromosome 4, SLM_r2.1 DNA window includes the following coding sequences:
- the LOC101256867 gene encoding inositol diphosphatase DSP3 has protein sequence MCVIMEKEGDDDGVMLVSPNNFSAVEDNCIYRSGLPQPSNFPFLKSLNLRSIIYLCPEPYPEENLEFLTINSIKLFQFGIDGTKEPSAMSSSAITEALKVITDVRNHPVLIHCKRGKHRTGCLVGCLRKLQNWCMSAVVEEYKHYAGTKWRETDVKFLEKYDVSRIRHCLESIIYRYYGSKKRRLQYREESLQKPQMTSVL, from the exons ATGTGTGTGATAATGGAAAAAgagggtgatgatgatggtgtgATGTTGGTGTCGCCGAATAATTTTTCTGCTGTTGAAGATAACTGCATTTACAGATCTGGATTGCCTCAACCGTCTAATTTCCCCTTTCTTAAATCCCTTAATCTTCGATCCATCAt ATATTTGTGCCCTGAGCCTTATCCTGAAGAGAATTTGGAGTTTCTGACAATTAACAGTATCAAGCTTTTCCAGTTTGGTATTGATGGCACTAAG GAGCCATCAGCTATGTCTAGCAGTGCTATAACAGAGGCTCTGAAAGTGATTACTG ATGTCAGGAATCACCCCGTTCTCATCCATTGCAAGCGCGGAAAG CACCGTACTGGTTGCCTCGTTGGTTGCCTGAGGAAATTGCAGAACTGGTGTATGTCTGCTGTGGTGGAGGAGTACAAGCATTATGCTGGCACAAAGTGGAGAGAAACAGATGTAAAATTTCTTGAGAAATATGACGTCTCACGCATTAGGCATTGTCTTGAGAGCATTATCTACAGGTACTATGGGTCGAAGAAGAGGCGTTTGCAGTACAGAGAAGAAAGTCTGCAGAAGCCCCAGATGACTTCAGTTCTATAG